The Ornithodoros turicata isolate Travis chromosome 7, ASM3712646v1, whole genome shotgun sequence genome includes a region encoding these proteins:
- the LOC135400940 gene encoding charged multivesicular body protein 1b-like — MTSAMEKHLFNLKFAAKELERNAKKCEKEEKVEKTKLKKAIQKNNLEGARIHAENSIRQKNQALNYLRMASRIDAVASRVQTAVTTKKVTTSMAGVVKAMDAAMKSMNLEKISGLMDKFEKQFEDLDVQSTCMENSMSSTTTVTAPQHQIEGLMQQVADEAGLELNMELPQGVNSTIGQSTAASVEQDELTQRLAKLRQM, encoded by the exons ATGACATCGGCGATGGAAA AGCACCTGTTTAACCTGAAATTCGCTGCGAAGGAACTAGAACGCAATGCTAAAAAatgcgagaaagaagaaaaggtagaGAAAACAAAGCTGAAAAAG GCCATCCAGAAAAATAACCTGGAAGGAGCTCGAATTCACGCAGAAAATTCAATTCGACAAAAGAACCAGGCGTTGAATTATCTGCGCATGGCCTCTCGAATTGACGCGGTTGCAAGTCGAGTGCAGACAGCAGTCACCACGAAGAAGGTGACCACATCAATGGCAGGAGTGGTGAAAGCTATGGATGCGGCTATGAAGAGTATGAACCTGGAAAAG ATCTCGGGTCTCATGGACAAATTTGAGAAGCAGTTTGAGGACCTTGACGTTCAGTCGACATGTATGGAGAACAGTATGAGCTCGACGACGACTGTTACCGCACCTCAGCACCAGATTGAGGGACTTATGCAGCAAGTAGCAGATGAAGCTGG GCTGGAGCTAAACATGGAGCTTCCTCAAGGAGTAAACAGCACAATTGGACAGTCTACAGCAGCTTCTGTAGAACAG GATGAACTCACACAACGtttggcaaagctgaggcagatGTGA